The following coding sequences lie in one Candidatus Syntrophosphaera sp. genomic window:
- a CDS encoding DUF1232 domain-containing protein — translation MNEDIFEGREIPADEQEKLKERIVDIDEAKLKFYENLRRKAKGWTDAKMGPRANKVGEYLFLLPDFFILLCRVALDKRVPNKHKLMLGGVIAYVMMPLDIIPDFIPVIGHVDDLVLVVMGLNLLLNETDPKVLEDNWSGEGDILQWMQKITATADKFVDKNIMKRIRRWLHI, via the coding sequence ATGAACGAAGACATTTTTGAAGGACGCGAGATCCCTGCCGACGAGCAGGAAAAACTCAAAGAACGCATCGTCGACATCGACGAGGCCAAGCTGAAATTCTACGAGAACCTGCGCCGCAAGGCCAAGGGCTGGACGGACGCCAAGATGGGGCCCCGGGCGAACAAGGTTGGAGAATACCTGTTCCTGTTGCCCGATTTCTTCATCCTGCTCTGCCGCGTCGCTTTGGACAAGCGTGTGCCCAACAAGCACAAACTCATGCTGGGCGGCGTGATCGCCTATGTGATGATGCCTCTGGACATCATTCCCGATTTCATCCCCGTGATCGGCCATGTGGACGACCTCGTGCTCGTGGTGATGGGCCTGAATCTGCTGCTCAACGAGACCGATCCCAAGGTTTTGGAGGACAACTGGAGCGGCGAGGGCGACATCCTCCAATGGATGCAGAAGATCACCGCCACCGCGGACAAATTCGTGGACAAGAACATCATGAAGCGCATCCGCAGGTGGCTGCATATCTGA
- a CDS encoding non-canonical purine NTP pyrophosphatase — MFKLLIASNNPDKVREIAELLSGLEVELLSLLDFPQLPPTLEDRDTIAGNAMKKALEASRQTGLICLADDTGFFIEALDGEPGVKAARFAGEHCSYKDNRDKALRLLLGESDRRAEFRTCVALAAPDGIIAIKEGIMPGSITTEENGANGFGYDSIFQPEASERTYAQMSDPEKNENSHRARSLNLIRPVLADIISTQ, encoded by the coding sequence ATGTTCAAACTGCTGATCGCCTCCAACAATCCGGACAAGGTCCGCGAGATCGCTGAACTGCTTTCCGGCCTCGAGGTGGAACTGCTTTCCCTGCTGGATTTTCCCCAGCTTCCGCCCACCCTCGAGGACCGGGACACCATCGCCGGAAACGCCATGAAAAAGGCTTTGGAGGCCTCACGGCAAACAGGTCTGATCTGCCTCGCGGACGACACCGGCTTCTTCATCGAGGCCCTGGACGGCGAGCCGGGAGTGAAGGCGGCGCGTTTTGCCGGAGAACATTGCAGCTACAAAGATAACCGGGACAAAGCCCTGCGCCTGCTCCTGGGCGAAAGCGACCGGCGGGCGGAATTCCGCACCTGTGTGGCTTTGGCGGCTCCCGACGGCATCATCGCGATCAAAGAGGGAATCATGCCCGGCTCGATCACCACAGAGGAAAACGGCGCCAATGGCTTTGGCTACGACTCCATCTTCCAGCCGGAAGCCTCGGAGCGGACCTACGCCCAAATGAGCGATCCCGAAAAGAACGAGAACTCCCACCGCGCCCGGTCCCTGAACCTGATCCGGCCCGTTTTGGCAGATATAATTTCAACCCAATAA